A window of the candidate division WOR-3 bacterium genome harbors these coding sequences:
- a CDS encoding GNAT family N-acetyltransferase produces MKIKRFGGLALVNKREILCMYAIDLKGEISIVRPSVTVKVSICDRPSEVDILNASAVAARSARGDKIFVAHHQGILVAYLFATTKECQVGEIDDWLDVEQKEVYLYDAYTRPGFRGKGIYPHLITKATEYFRNESYGRAMIFSTKDNLSSNRGIERCGFKLYETVHYRNLMGWKSWEIKSGDRYVGSRLRIES; encoded by the coding sequence TTGAAGATAAAAAGATTTGGGGGTCTCGCTCTGGTCAACAAGAGGGAAATACTGTGTATGTATGCAATTGACTTAAAGGGCGAGATTTCCATTGTTAGGCCTTCAGTTACGGTCAAGGTATCCATCTGTGACAGACCTTCCGAGGTAGACATACTGAATGCTTCGGCCGTTGCGGCACGTAGCGCACGCGGTGACAAGATTTTTGTCGCCCATCATCAAGGAATCCTTGTTGCCTATCTCTTTGCGACAACAAAAGAATGTCAGGTGGGTGAGATCGATGATTGGCTGGACGTGGAACAGAAGGAAGTATATCTCTACGACGCCTATACACGTCCCGGTTTTCGCGGCAAGGGGATCTATCCGCATCTGATAACAAAGGCAACAGAATATTTCAGGAACGAATCCTATGGGCGAGCAATGATTTTTTCGACCAAAGACAATCTGAGTTCGAACAGAGGAATCGAACGCTGTGGTTTTAAGCTCTATGAGACAGTGCATTACCGTAATTTGATGGGTTGGAAATCATGGGAAATCAAGTCAGGGGATAGATATGTCGGGTCGCGCCTGCGAATTGAAAGTTGA
- a CDS encoding MBL fold metallo-hydrolase, producing MEIERIVVGGLENNCYILKSEGTGIIVDPGDEAQKILNAVRELEIVIILATHRHFDHITALREVKEALGTRAAIHKLDWVSGFDDEIQDGQVIEFGRDKLGVTHTPGHTPGSCCFLIKDVLISGDTLFPNGPGNTSFPGGDEKTILSSIREKLMVLPDETMVYPGHGPKTTIGKERSLY from the coding sequence ATGGAAATAGAGAGAATTGTTGTCGGTGGACTAGAGAATAACTGCTACATTCTCAAATCGGAAGGGACCGGTATCATAGTCGATCCGGGTGATGAGGCGCAAAAAATATTGAATGCAGTTCGTGAACTTGAGATTGTGATCATCCTCGCAACACACCGGCACTTCGATCACATAACCGCGCTCCGGGAAGTAAAAGAAGCCCTGGGCACGCGGGCCGCGATCCATAAGCTGGACTGGGTTTCTGGCTTCGATGACGAGATCCAGGACGGCCAGGTTATCGAATTCGGTCGTGATAAGTTAGGGGTGACTCACACTCCAGGTCATACGCCGGGGAGCTGTTGTTTTCTCATAAAAGATGTGCTCATTTCAGGTGATACTTTATTTCCCAATGGTCCGGGTAACACATCATTCCCGGGGGGTGATGAGAAAACAATCCTCAGCAGCATACGCGAGAAATTGATGGTTCTGCCCGACGAGACAATGGTCTATCCTGGGCATGGTCCGAAGACAACGATCGGCAAAGAGAGGTCGTTATATTGA
- a CDS encoding GNAT family N-acetyltransferase has protein sequence MITVKQMGQSDIAFAKSLTDIEGWGHLEEDFERFLFLDPAGCYVARQDGRRAGIVTSVSYGNQSFLGNLIVQKEMRGRGIGVKLMEDVIDHLDRKGAKTIELDGVFKAVQTYRILGFKDKYLSMRFVRPAAKDRTHMEERKAGCTEDIEGILRFDLEKTGIDRSMFLEHLIKRHPHTTYTVHREGIAAYAVIRERANEMLHIGPMVAENESAAGDLIAKICTKHINKDLTVGIPCINTAALKMVVQHGFLHRPPSLRMYRGSRVEYERNVYAIVSADAG, from the coding sequence ATGATCACGGTAAAGCAGATGGGCCAGTCCGACATAGCATTCGCCAAATCACTGACCGACATAGAAGGATGGGGTCATCTTGAGGAGGATTTTGAACGATTTTTATTCCTCGATCCTGCGGGATGCTATGTTGCACGGCAGGATGGTAGACGGGCAGGAATTGTTACCAGTGTCAGTTATGGTAACCAATCTTTCCTGGGTAACTTGATCGTGCAAAAAGAAATGCGGGGCAGGGGTATCGGTGTGAAGCTGATGGAAGATGTTATTGATCATCTCGACCGCAAAGGAGCTAAGACGATTGAGCTCGATGGCGTATTCAAAGCGGTACAGACCTACCGGATCCTTGGCTTCAAGGACAAGTATCTCTCGATGAGGTTTGTCCGCCCGGCAGCAAAAGACCGGACTCATATGGAGGAGCGAAAAGCAGGTTGTACGGAAGATATTGAAGGAATACTACGCTTCGACCTTGAAAAAACCGGGATCGACCGCAGCATGTTTCTGGAGCATTTGATCAAAAGACATCCGCACACCACGTATACTGTACACCGGGAGGGTATTGCAGCCTATGCCGTGATTCGCGAACGGGCTAATGAGATGCTGCATATCGGTCCGATGGTTGCGGAAAACGAGAGTGCCGCCGGAGATTTGATCGCTAAAATATGCACGAAGCACATCAACAAGGATCTGACCGTCGGCATACCGTGCATCAATACCGCGGCGCTCAAGATGGTCGTGCAGCATGGATTCTTACACCGTCCGCCGTCCTTGCGGATGTACCGCGGTTCAAGAGTGGAATATGAACGGAATGTTTACGCAATTGTCTCTGCGGACGCCGGTTAG
- a CDS encoding ArgE/DapE family deacylase — MKRISSKAISKKSRHNQTDLLVSSAKDARHLLFKRQMRALSSEILGFTKELIRIPTENPPGARYSDCIDLISNRLKRFGMSSQIVKVPGLDDRAYPRYSLLSSYGKGKRKLYFHAHYDVVPGTDARQFKPYVQAGRLHGRGAADMKAGLAAMVYAVRALQLLGAGLDGQICLVIVPDEETGGKAGAGYLFEKGYINKKHCVGMLMPEPTSGTIWNACRGALSVLVKIEGKPVHVVLQKDGVNAFEQMVSLSNALLEHKNTVEKRKTSYSILPGESENSILMLGGICHCGTNFNVVPGSCTFSLERRINPEENFVEEKRNLLAIFNRFRKAGMNIDLEILQEGKSAGISRDNDLVNALALSVIEVAGQKPAFNMCPGLLEIRYYLQNGIPAYAYGPGLLAMAHHPDEFVEVARVIDCASIYALTAFILLSRGKTS; from the coding sequence GTGAAACGTATCTCTTCAAAGGCAATCTCTAAAAAATCCCGGCATAATCAAACAGATCTGCTGGTGAGCAGTGCAAAAGACGCGCGGCATTTGTTGTTTAAGAGACAAATGCGTGCACTGAGCAGTGAGATACTCGGGTTCACCAAGGAGTTGATCAGGATCCCCACCGAGAATCCACCGGGCGCACGCTACTCGGACTGTATTGATCTAATATCGAATCGTCTGAAACGATTCGGCATGAGTTCGCAGATCGTCAAGGTACCTGGCCTCGATGACCGCGCCTACCCGCGTTATAGTCTTCTTTCGTCGTACGGAAAGGGTAAGAGGAAATTGTATTTTCACGCTCACTACGACGTTGTTCCGGGAACCGATGCAAGACAATTCAAGCCCTATGTCCAGGCCGGTAGACTTCACGGTCGGGGCGCCGCAGATATGAAAGCCGGACTTGCCGCGATGGTCTATGCGGTACGCGCGCTGCAGCTTCTCGGTGCTGGACTGGACGGTCAGATCTGTCTGGTAATCGTTCCGGATGAAGAGACCGGCGGCAAGGCGGGCGCAGGGTATCTTTTTGAGAAGGGTTATATAAACAAAAAACATTGTGTCGGCATGCTCATGCCTGAACCGACGAGCGGCACGATCTGGAATGCTTGTCGCGGTGCGCTCAGTGTGTTGGTTAAGATCGAGGGCAAGCCCGTGCATGTGGTTCTGCAAAAAGATGGAGTCAACGCATTCGAACAGATGGTCAGTTTGTCAAATGCTTTGCTCGAACACAAAAACACCGTCGAAAAGAGAAAAACGAGTTATAGCATTTTACCGGGGGAATCTGAGAATTCAATACTGATGCTGGGAGGGATCTGCCATTGTGGCACTAATTTCAATGTTGTTCCCGGTTCATGCACTTTCTCGCTCGAGAGGAGGATCAACCCCGAGGAGAATTTTGTTGAGGAAAAGAGGAATTTACTTGCCATCTTCAATAGGTTCCGGAAAGCCGGTATGAATATTGACCTGGAGATTCTGCAGGAAGGCAAATCTGCCGGAATTTCTCGAGACAATGATCTGGTGAATGCACTGGCGCTCAGTGTCATCGAAGTCGCCGGTCAAAAGCCGGCATTCAATATGTGCCCTGGATTGCTGGAGATACGCTACTATCTTCAGAATGGTATTCCAGCTTATGCGTATGGTCCGGGGTTGCTTGCGATGGCCCATCATCCAGACGAGTTCGTCGAGGTTGCACGTGTGATTGATTGCGCGTCGATTTACGCGCTGACCGCGTTCATTTTGTTATCAAGGGGGAAGACATCATGA
- a CDS encoding winged helix DNA-binding domain-containing protein, with translation MKTIERKRWLLDKNIKIFRVDEAREFVDRLGLVSALSNGQLPSLQRAIYTDDLQNQFEVDQRLWDFVHVLIDRKWAFYGRVLGGHNILISMKLLPSFIRAYPVPDYRNMCEQGMLSSMAGSLMDLLIKHGPLMTHEIREKLGIVSPAAKKKSTRVLVELQRKQLICCAGKIAYNRYRWRSALWSATEQWLPEETKARARALSGDEATRKLIEKYIYAMTRTTAKKIARFFSMPLIEVNRLISSMIDKELVSSYNHKGETYLFKGNL, from the coding sequence TTGAAGACAATTGAGAGAAAGAGATGGTTGCTCGATAAGAATATCAAGATATTTCGAGTCGACGAAGCCAGGGAGTTCGTTGATCGGTTGGGTTTGGTATCTGCTCTCTCCAATGGTCAATTACCCAGTCTGCAGAGGGCAATATATACCGATGATCTGCAGAACCAGTTTGAGGTGGATCAAAGGTTATGGGATTTCGTTCATGTATTGATCGACAGGAAATGGGCCTTCTACGGCCGCGTACTGGGTGGGCATAACATATTGATATCAATGAAATTGTTACCGAGCTTTATTCGGGCATATCCGGTCCCCGATTACAGAAACATGTGCGAACAGGGAATGCTGAGCAGCATGGCCGGATCATTAATGGATCTGCTCATAAAGCATGGTCCGTTAATGACCCATGAGATCAGAGAGAAACTTGGCATCGTTTCCCCAGCTGCGAAGAAGAAGTCTACCCGGGTGCTTGTTGAATTGCAGCGCAAGCAGTTGATATGTTGCGCGGGGAAGATCGCATACAACAGATACCGGTGGCGTTCTGCGCTGTGGTCGGCTACCGAGCAATGGTTGCCTGAAGAGACAAAGGCACGTGCTCGCGCGTTGAGCGGCGACGAGGCTACACGGAAGCTGATCGAGAAATACATCTACGCGATGACCAGGACGACTGCAAAAAAGATCGCGCGATTCTTCAGCATGCCCTTGATCGAAGTGAACAGATTAATATCTTCGATGATTGACAAGGAGTTGGTTTCATCCTATAATCATAAGGGTGAAACGTATCTCTTCAAAGGCAATCTCTAA